In Nymphaea colorata isolate Beijing-Zhang1983 chromosome 5, ASM883128v2, whole genome shotgun sequence, one genomic interval encodes:
- the LOC116254246 gene encoding pyruvate dehydrogenase (acetyl-transferring) kinase, mitochondrial, with translation MAAKKKLQESFSKFLIEEVRRWSMMRQTGVSLKYMMDFGSRPSERNLLLSAQFLHKELPIRIARRAVELENLPYGLSLKHAVLTVRDWYLDSFRDLRSFPEIKDSKDELAFTQMINKIKVRHNNVVPAMAMGIKQLKNDLGRKVEPGDLPEIHQFLDRFYLSRIGIRMLIGQHVALHEPNPSPGQVGQIWTNLSPIEVAKNAAEDARSICLREYGSAPEVQIYGDPNFTFPYVPTHLHLMVFELVKNSLRAVAEMFINSDKEAPPVRIIVADGIEDVTIKISDEGGGIPRSGLPRIFTYLYSTANTALDEHSTADEVTMAGYGYGLPISRLYARYFGGDLQIISMEGYGTDAYLHLSRLGDSQEPLP, from the exons atggCCGCAAAGAAGAAGCTGCAGGAGTCGTTCTCGAAGTTCCTGATAGAGGAGGTGAGGAGGTGGAGCATGATGCGGCAGACGGGCGTGAGCCTCAAGTACATGATGGACTTTGGATCGAGGCCGTCAGAGCGCAACCTTCTCCTTTCCGCTCAATTTCTCCACAAGGAGCTGCCCATCAGGATCGCCCGCCGCGCCGTCGAGCTCGAGAACCTCCCCTACGGCCTTTCTCTAAAGCATGCGGTGCTAACG GTGAGAGACTGGTATTTAGATTCCTTTCGTGATCTTCGATCATTTCCGGAGATTAAGGATTCAAAAGATGAGTTGGCATTCACACAAATGATAAATAAAATCAAAGTTAGACATAACAATGTCGTTCCTGCTATGGCCATGGGCATCAAACAACTGAAGAATGATTTAGGTCGAAAGGTGGAGCCCGGTGATCTTCCAGAGATACACCAGTTTCTTGATCGTTTTTACCTGTCAAGAATTGGAATTCGCATGCTTATAG GGCAACACGTGGCTCTTCATGAACCCAACCCTTCACCTGGGCAAGTGGGTCAAATATGGACTAACTTATCACCTATCGAAGTTGCTAAAAATGCTGCAGAAGATGCACGTAGCATTTGCTTACGTGAGTATGGGAGTGCACCAGAGGTTCAGATATATGGTGACCCAAATTTCACATTCCC CTATGTGCCTACACACTTGCATCTGATGGTGTTCGAATTAGTTAAAAATTCCTTGCGTGCAGTTGCTGAGATGTTCATAAACTCTGATAAGGAAGCACCTCCAGTCAGAATAATAGTTGCTGATGGAATAGAAGACGTGACAATCAAG ATCTCTGATGAAGGCGGTGGAATACCAAGAAGTGGGCTGCCAAGGATTTTTACTTACCTGTATAGTACAGCAAACACAGCATTGGATGAGCATTCAACTGCAGATGAAGTTACTATGGCTGGATATGGATATGGGCTTCCAATAAGCCGCCTTTATGCAAGGTACTTTGGAGGTGATTTGCAAATAATATCTATGGAAGGATATG GTACAGATGCATATCTTCACTTGTCACGGCTTGGAGATTCACAGGAGCCATTGCCTTGA